From the Amycolatopsis thermoflava N1165 genome, one window contains:
- a CDS encoding aminotransferase class V-fold PLP-dependent enzyme: protein MTLALERVTTPAVTAAAAVPLVTGGELDYANLDHAASAPCLEDVRRAVDEFLPHYASVHRGAGFASQVSTKVYERTRDVLRRFVGARSSDAVVFTRNTTDALNLLARSVPRHTSVVLFDTEHHAALLPWRGPNVRRIPLPNTRLAAVSAVDSALAGCPEGPRLVVVTGASNVTGELLPVAEIAAVARRHGARVALDGAQLAPHRPISVRELDVDYVVLSGHKLYAPFGAGALIGRGDWLRAADPYLAGGGATKLVRRDGDGLGVAWQSGVERHEAGSPNTVGVYALGVACEQLAASWDAVAAHERELLERLTRGLAAVPGLAELRLFDGAAERVGTVSFVLDGFEPGWVAAVLSAEYGIGVRDGAFCAHIAVRRLVERSGGEGQQALRVSLGLGTTTEHVDRLVTALRQIVARGARWTYGVVDGRWAPCPDPRPLPDFLR from the coding sequence ATGACTCTCGCTCTCGAACGCGTCACCACCCCCGCCGTCACCGCCGCCGCGGCCGTCCCGCTGGTCACCGGCGGGGAGCTGGACTACGCCAACCTCGACCACGCGGCCAGCGCCCCATGCCTGGAGGACGTGCGCCGCGCGGTGGACGAGTTCCTGCCGCACTACGCGAGCGTGCACCGCGGGGCCGGGTTCGCCTCGCAGGTGTCCACAAAGGTCTACGAGCGTACCCGGGACGTGCTGCGCCGGTTCGTCGGCGCCCGGTCCTCGGACGCGGTCGTGTTCACCCGCAACACCACCGACGCGCTGAACCTGCTGGCCCGCAGCGTGCCGCGGCACACGTCGGTGGTCCTGTTCGACACCGAGCACCACGCCGCGCTGCTGCCCTGGCGCGGCCCGAACGTGCGCCGGATCCCGCTGCCGAACACGCGGCTGGCCGCGGTGTCCGCTGTGGACAGTGCGCTGGCGGGGTGCCCGGAGGGGCCGCGGCTGGTGGTCGTCACCGGTGCGTCGAACGTGACCGGGGAACTGCTGCCGGTGGCGGAGATCGCGGCGGTGGCTCGCCGGCACGGCGCGCGCGTCGCGCTGGACGGCGCCCAGCTCGCCCCGCACCGGCCGATCTCGGTGCGGGAGCTGGACGTCGACTACGTGGTGCTGTCCGGGCACAAGCTGTACGCGCCGTTCGGCGCGGGCGCGCTGATCGGGCGCGGCGACTGGCTGCGCGCGGCGGATCCGTACCTGGCCGGTGGCGGGGCCACGAAGCTGGTGCGCCGCGACGGCGACGGTCTCGGGGTGGCGTGGCAGAGCGGGGTGGAGCGGCACGAGGCCGGTTCGCCCAACACCGTCGGCGTGTACGCGCTGGGCGTGGCGTGCGAGCAGCTGGCGGCGTCGTGGGACGCGGTGGCCGCGCACGAGCGGGAGCTGCTGGAGCGGCTGACGCGGGGTCTCGCCGCGGTGCCGGGGCTGGCGGAGCTGCGCCTGTTCGACGGCGCGGCGGAGCGGGTCGGCACGGTGAGCTTCGTGCTCGACGGGTTCGAGCCGGGCTGGGTGGCGGCGGTCCTGTCGGCCGAGTACGGCATCGGCGTCCGCGACGGCGCGTTCTGCGCGCACATCGCGGTGCGGCGGCTGGTGGAGCGCAGCGGCGGGGAGGGCCAGCAGGCGCTGCGGGTGAGCCTCGGCCTCGGCACCACGACCGAGCACGTCGACCGGCTGGTGACCGCGTTGCGGCAGATCGTCGCGCGGGGCGCGCGGTGGACGTACGGCGTGGTCGACGGCCGGTGGGCGCCGTGCCCGGACCCGCGGCCGCTGCCGGACTTCCTGCGCTGA
- a CDS encoding potassium/proton antiporter, with product MGELPVVLGLGSAVLLAAVLAVRFSTRLGLPSLLLYLVIGVLLGEAGFGIQFSDPFLTQALGLAALVMILAEGGLTTRWSAVKPALGQGVALSTVAVGLSIAITGPALHWLLGLDWRMALLWGAVLSSTDSAAVFSVLRGVGVPRRIVGALELESGINDAPAYIAVVVLAEGTRIDWSLPLLVVYELGAGLVLGLLLGLAGAWALRRAALPATGLYPLATVAVCVVAYSSGQLLHASGLLATYVAAVVLGNSRLPHRSDTLSFAEGLGWLAQIGLFVLLGLFASPERLLESIVPGLIAAAVVLVFARPVSVLVSQLPFKVPLREQVFLSWAGLRGAVPIVLAMIPLSHAMPGAQRLVDAVFVLVIVLTLVQGLTLGPLARVLRLKADTEPKEIEVDAAPLDELQAELLQVKIQPGSRLHGVYLSELRLPAGASLSLIVRDGRSFTPQRTDRLQRGDQILIVSTESAREAAERRIRAVDRAGPLARWKGESGT from the coding sequence GTGGGCGAGCTGCCGGTCGTGCTGGGGCTGGGCTCGGCCGTCCTGCTCGCCGCCGTGCTCGCGGTCCGCTTCTCCACCCGTCTCGGCCTGCCGTCGCTGCTGCTCTACCTCGTGATCGGCGTGCTGCTCGGCGAAGCCGGGTTCGGCATCCAGTTCTCCGACCCGTTCCTCACCCAGGCGCTCGGCCTGGCCGCGCTGGTCATGATCCTCGCCGAGGGCGGGCTGACCACCCGGTGGTCGGCGGTGAAACCCGCGCTGGGGCAGGGAGTGGCACTGTCCACAGTGGCGGTCGGGCTGAGCATCGCGATCACGGGGCCCGCCCTGCACTGGCTGCTCGGCCTGGACTGGCGGATGGCGCTGCTGTGGGGCGCGGTGCTGTCCTCCACCGACTCGGCCGCGGTGTTCTCCGTGCTGCGCGGCGTCGGCGTGCCCCGGCGGATCGTCGGGGCGCTGGAACTGGAGTCCGGGATCAACGACGCCCCCGCCTACATCGCGGTCGTGGTGCTGGCCGAGGGGACCCGGATCGACTGGTCGCTGCCGCTGCTGGTGGTCTACGAACTCGGCGCGGGCCTCGTCCTCGGGCTGCTGCTCGGCCTGGCCGGGGCGTGGGCGCTGCGCCGCGCCGCGCTGCCCGCCACCGGCCTCTATCCACTCGCGACGGTCGCGGTGTGCGTGGTGGCCTACTCGTCCGGGCAGCTGCTGCACGCCTCCGGGCTGCTCGCCACGTACGTCGCGGCGGTCGTGCTGGGCAATTCCCGGCTGCCGCACCGCTCGGACACGCTGTCCTTCGCCGAGGGGCTCGGCTGGCTCGCCCAGATCGGGTTGTTCGTGTTGCTGGGCCTGTTCGCCTCGCCCGAACGGCTGCTGGAGTCGATCGTGCCGGGCCTGATCGCCGCCGCGGTGGTGCTGGTGTTCGCGCGGCCGGTGTCGGTGCTGGTGTCGCAGCTGCCGTTCAAGGTGCCGCTGCGCGAGCAGGTGTTCCTGTCCTGGGCGGGGTTGCGCGGCGCGGTGCCGATCGTGCTGGCGATGATCCCGCTCTCCCACGCGATGCCCGGCGCGCAACGGCTCGTGGACGCGGTGTTCGTGCTGGTGATCGTGCTCACCCTGGTGCAGGGCCTCACGCTCGGCCCGCTGGCCCGGGTGCTGCGGCTGAAGGCGGACACCGAGCCGAAGGAGATCGAGGTCGACGCCGCGCCGCTGGACGAGCTGCAGGCCGAGCTGCTGCAGGTCAAGATCCAGCCCGGCTCGCGCCTGCACGGCGTGTACCTGTCGGAGCTGCGGCTGCCCGCCGGGGCGTCGCTGAGCCTGATCGTCCGCGACGGCCGCAGTTTCACCCCGCAGCGCACCGACCGGCTGCAGCGTGGCGACCAGATCCTGATCGTGAGCACCGAGTCCGCGCGGGAGGCCGCCGAGCGGCGCATCCGCGCGGTGGACCGGGCCGGTCCGCTGGCGCGCTGGAAGGGCGAGTCCGGCACCTGA
- a CDS encoding ArsR/SmtB family transcription factor has protein sequence METIALAEVAAVLADPSRAAMCLALLDGRAWTVGELARTAGIAPSTASEHVSRLKEAGFVAGVKQGRHAYVRIADPRVAELIEHLAQHAGHRSASGLRESLRVRRLAFARTCYDHLAGTVGVALRDGMIRTGLVSDGDGLALTERGRSVLGELGVTIPAGRRPLLRACLDWTERRDHLGGALPAALFERGVEAGWFVRRPDRAVVVTEAAGEPLALLGAQLPADRPGAA, from the coding sequence GTGGAGACGATCGCACTGGCCGAGGTGGCCGCGGTGCTCGCCGACCCGAGCCGGGCGGCCATGTGCCTCGCCCTGCTCGACGGGCGGGCGTGGACCGTCGGGGAGCTGGCCCGCACGGCGGGGATCGCGCCGTCGACGGCGAGCGAGCACGTCAGCCGCCTGAAGGAGGCGGGGTTCGTGGCGGGGGTGAAACAGGGGCGGCACGCCTACGTGCGGATCGCCGACCCGCGGGTGGCCGAGCTGATCGAGCACCTGGCGCAGCACGCCGGGCACCGGTCCGCCTCGGGCTTGCGCGAGTCCCTGCGCGTGCGGCGGCTGGCGTTCGCGCGCACCTGCTACGACCACCTGGCCGGCACGGTGGGCGTGGCCCTGCGTGACGGCATGATCCGGACGGGACTGGTGTCCGACGGGGACGGCCTCGCGCTGACCGAGCGCGGTCGTTCGGTGCTCGGCGAGCTGGGGGTGACGATCCCGGCCGGGCGGCGCCCGTTGCTGCGGGCGTGCCTGGACTGGACCGAGCGCCGCGATCACCTGGGCGGCGCGCTCCCGGCGGCGCTGTTCGAGCGCGGGGTGGAGGCGGGCTGGTTCGTGCGGCGGCCCGACCGGGCGGTGGTGGTGACCGAGGCCGCCGGGGAGCCGCTCGCGCTCCTGGGCGCGCAGCTGCCCGCCGACCGCCCCGGGGCGGCCTGA
- a CDS encoding penicillin-binding transpeptidase domain-containing protein, whose protein sequence is MLAGGAAAVVAIVVVAVVVVWGGSSPDKPQASGSGAEDSGTVASRFLLAFAEGNADAAAALTDDPRAASVLLADARRGLAPVSVSARLGQVTPAATRATATFQVSWTIAAGQVWSYDNSLDLVAAGGRWLVHWSPAVVHPKLRAGQQLAVRTRAGKNAVVDRNGRPVLTWQAAGTQPAEPGVAPLLVPALQRTVSGRSQGGWSVVATDVDGEVQETLFGQGDVEVAPLTTTLSLPTQAAAQRAVDSAAYPAMLVAIQPSTGDLLAVAQNAAAGAEPKALNGLYAPGSTFKIATAAALLESGAATADTIADCPATARIGQRTIPNDDQFSYPPLPLHSAFAHSCNTTFAQLASTLPPDALADAASGFGLNADFTIPGITTEAGKVVPTTSGAEQVESAIGQGTVQASPFGLALMAATVARGDEVTPRLWQELATSVNTGYRAPSREVIAALRTMMREVVTGGTATGLRGDGVVYGKTGTAQFGDGSRANGWFAGYRDDVAFAVLLLGSDSSKPAVTVSSAFLGALS, encoded by the coding sequence GTGCTGGCGGGTGGCGCGGCAGCGGTCGTCGCGATCGTCGTGGTGGCCGTTGTCGTCGTGTGGGGCGGGTCCTCGCCGGACAAGCCCCAGGCCAGCGGCTCCGGCGCCGAGGACTCGGGCACCGTGGCTTCGCGGTTCCTGCTCGCCTTCGCCGAGGGCAACGCCGACGCGGCGGCGGCGCTGACCGACGACCCGCGCGCGGCGAGCGTGCTGCTCGCCGACGCCCGCCGCGGCCTGGCCCCGGTGTCCGTTTCGGCGCGGCTGGGCCAGGTCACGCCCGCCGCCACCCGCGCCACCGCGACGTTCCAGGTCAGCTGGACGATCGCGGCCGGGCAGGTGTGGTCCTACGACAACAGCCTCGACCTGGTCGCCGCCGGCGGCCGCTGGCTCGTGCACTGGAGCCCCGCGGTGGTGCACCCGAAGCTGCGGGCCGGTCAGCAGCTGGCGGTGCGCACGCGCGCCGGCAAGAACGCCGTGGTCGACCGCAACGGCAGGCCGGTCCTGACCTGGCAGGCGGCGGGCACGCAGCCGGCGGAGCCGGGGGTGGCGCCGCTGCTGGTGCCCGCGTTGCAGCGGACGGTGTCCGGGCGGTCGCAGGGCGGCTGGTCGGTGGTCGCCACGGATGTCGACGGCGAGGTGCAGGAAACCCTGTTCGGCCAGGGCGACGTCGAGGTGGCGCCGCTGACCACGACCCTGAGCCTGCCCACGCAGGCAGCGGCGCAGCGGGCGGTCGACTCGGCCGCGTACCCGGCGATGCTGGTGGCGATCCAGCCCTCCACCGGCGACCTGCTCGCGGTGGCGCAGAACGCGGCGGCCGGGGCCGAGCCGAAGGCGCTGAACGGCCTGTACGCGCCGGGGTCGACCTTCAAGATCGCCACGGCGGCGGCGCTGCTGGAGTCGGGCGCGGCCACCGCGGACACGATCGCCGACTGCCCGGCCACCGCGCGCATCGGCCAGCGCACGATCCCCAACGACGACCAGTTCTCCTACCCGCCGCTGCCGCTGCACTCCGCGTTCGCGCACTCGTGCAACACCACCTTCGCGCAGCTCGCCTCGACGTTGCCGCCGGACGCGCTGGCCGACGCGGCCAGCGGGTTCGGCCTCAACGCCGACTTCACCATCCCGGGCATCACCACCGAGGCGGGCAAGGTGGTCCCCACCACCAGCGGCGCCGAGCAGGTCGAGTCCGCGATCGGGCAGGGCACCGTGCAGGCGAGCCCGTTCGGACTGGCCCTGATGGCGGCCACCGTCGCCCGTGGCGACGAGGTGACGCCGCGGCTGTGGCAGGAGCTGGCGACGTCGGTGAACACCGGCTACCGGGCGCCGTCCCGGGAAGTGATCGCCGCGCTGCGGACGATGATGCGCGAGGTCGTCACCGGCGGCACCGCGACCGGGCTGCGCGGCGACGGTGTCGTGTACGGCAAGACCGGCACGGCGCAGTTCGGCGACGGCAGCCGGGCGAACGGGTGGTTCGCCGGGTACCGCGACGACGTGGCGTTCGCGGTGCTGCTGCTCGGGTCGGACTCCTCCAAGCCCGCCGTCACGGTGTCCTCGGCCTTCCTCGGCGCGCTGAGCTGA